The following coding sequences are from one Lolium rigidum isolate FL_2022 chromosome 6, APGP_CSIRO_Lrig_0.1, whole genome shotgun sequence window:
- the LOC124663677 gene encoding palmitoyl-acyl carrier protein thioesterase, chloroplastic-like, which yields MAHTLPSSIYCSRVLIRCSSSERGGQHRSNAAVRVNGAAHRTPLQVGSALETSINRSLAELSAPLLTTVDGQERSRQNIPTEKQAEDPFRQAQIVEGGVRYQQTVVVRSYEVGPDKTATLETLLNLLQETALNHVWMSGLLGDGFGATHGMIKNNLIWVVSRMHVQVEHYPIWGEVLEIDTWVGSSGKNGMRRDWLIRGRGSGNVFVRATSTWVMMNKNTRRLSKMPDEVRAEISPWFIDRHAIQDEATEKIIKLDSTAKHVESNLKPKRSDLDMNQHVNNVKYVRWMLETIPDQFLQHHQLRSIILEYRKECGSSDVVQSICQPDEGSISPGENVNMVRGPLLLPEIINGHHSLAGALHQWPTKYTHLLQLKASDGYEEIVRGRTTWKKKLCTLPFNKGEIPVY from the exons ATGGCTcacaccttgccatcgagtatcTACTGCTCGCGCGTGCTCATCAGGTGCTCCTCATCGGAGAGGGGCGGGCAGCACAGGAGCAATGCGGCCGTGAGGGTGAACGGGGCGGCGCACAGGACTCCGCTACAGGTAGGATCGGCGCTGGAGACGTCCATCAACCGGTCGCTGGCAGAGCTCAGCGCCCCGTTGCTTACGACTGTAGACGGGCAGGAGCGCAGCCGGCAGAACATCCCGACGGAGAAGCAGGCTGAGGACCCATTCAGACAGGCGCAGATCGTGGAGGGCGGGGTGCGGTACCAGCAGACGGTGGTGGTGCGCTCGTACGAGGTTGGCCCTGACAAAACGGCGACACTAGAGACCCTACTTAATCTTCTCCAG GAGACAGCACTCAACCACGTTTGGATGTCGGGTCTCCTCGGTGACGGCTTCGGCGCCACTCACGGCATGATCAAGAACAACCTCATCTGGGTCGTATCAAGGATGCACGTCCAAGTCGAACACTACCCCATATG GGGAGAGGTGCTGGAGATTGACACGTGGGTTGGCTCGTCGGGGAAGAATGGCATGCGCCGTGACTGGCTAATCCGTGGCCGCGGCTCCGGCAACGTCTTCGTCCGAGCAACCAGCACCTGGGTGATGATGAACAAGAACACTAGGAGGCTGTCCAAGATGCCCGACGAGGTCAGGGCCGAGATCTCTCCGTGGTTCATCGACCGGCATGCCATCCAGGATGAGGCCACCGAGAAGATCATCAAGCTAGACAGCACCGCCAAACACGTTGAATCCAATTTGAAG CCGAAGCGGAGTGATCTGGATATGAACCAACACGTCAATAACGTCAAATATGTACGGTGGATGCTGGAG ACTATCCCCGATCAGTTCCTACAGCACCACCAGCTTCGCAGTATTATCCTGGAGTACAGGAAGGAGTGTGGGAGCTCGGATGTTGTACAATCTATTTGCCAGCCAGATGAGGGCTCAATTTCGCCTGGTGAAAACGTTAACATGGTGAGAGGACCCTTACTCTTGCCAGAAATCATCaatggtcaccacagcttggctgGTGCATTACACCAATGGCCAACAAAGTACACGCACCTTCTGCAACTGAAAGCAAGTGATGGGTATGAGGAGATTGTAAGGGGCAGAACCACATGGAAGAAGAAGTTAT